One Scyliorhinus canicula chromosome 12, sScyCan1.1, whole genome shotgun sequence genomic region harbors:
- the asl gene encoding argininosuccinate lyase gives MASSEGAKLWGGRFVGRTDPIMERFNSSMNCDKRMWAADIKGSKAYAKALEKAGLLTKTEMDQILNGMDKIAEEWTNGTFEIKEGDEDVHTAHERRLKELIGEAGGKLHTGRSRNDQVVTDMRIWLQDEISVLMGHLQQLIKTMVERAAAEIDILFPGYTHMQRAQPIRWSHWILSHAVALTRDAERLDEIKKRANVLPLGSGAIAGNPFKIDRDFLRKELQFDAISLNSMDATSGRDFVAEIMFWCSLCMIHLSKISEDLIIYSTAEFGFVSLSDAYSTGSSLMPQKKNADSLELIRGKTGSVFGRFSGFLMTLKGLPSTYNKDLQEDKEAMFESIDTVTAVLQVASGVISTLKVHEDVMKKALSPNMLATDLAYYLVRKKMPFREAHSASGGAVHLAEKKGIEMNELSLDDLKTISPLFESDVSKIWNYTNSVEQYAAAGGTARSSVMSQIEQLRAWLKKRQST, from the exons GGTGCTAAATTATGGGGTGGAAGATTTGTTGGACGCACTGACCCAATTATGGAGAGGTTTAATTCCTCCATGAATTGTGATAAAAGAATGTGGGCTGCCGATATTAAAGGAAGCAAGGCCTATGCCAAGGCTTTGGAGAAGGCGGGACTTTTAACAAAAACTgaaatggatcaaattctaaatgGAATGGACAAG ATTGCCGAAGAATGGACAAATGGCACTTTTGAGATTAAAGAAGGAGATGAGGACGTTCACACAGCCCATGAACGAAGACTAAAG GAGCTGATTGGAGAAGCGGGAGGAAAATTGCACACTGGTCGAAGCAGGAATGATCAG GTGGTAACTGACATGAGAATATGGCTGCAAGATGAAATCTCCGTTCTGATGGGCCACTTGCAGCAGTTAATAAAAACGATGGTTGAAAGAGCAGCAGC GGAGATTGACATCCTTTTCCCTGGATATACTCATATGCAAAGAGCACAACCAATTCGATGGAGTCATTGGATTCTGAG CCATGCTGTTGCCTTGACTCGTGATGCTGAAAGACTGGACGAAATTAAGAAACGAGCCAATGTCCTGCCATTGGGAAG TGGCGCTATTGCTGGAAACCCCTTTAAGATTGACAGAGACTTCCTCCGTAAGG AGCTGCAATTTGATGCCATTTCTTTGAACAGCATGGATGCAACCAGTGGACGAGACTTTGTTG CTGAGATCATGTTCTGGTGCTCCTTGTGTATGATCCACCTGAGTAAGATATCCGAGGATCTAATCATTTACAGCACGGCGGAATTTGGATTCGTAAGCCTGTCTGATGCCTACAG CACTGGGAGTAGCCTGATGCCCCAGAAGAAGAATGCCGATAGTCTGGAACTGATTCGGGGCAAGACTGGAAGTGTGTTTGGGCGG TTTTCCGGATTTTTGATGACTCTTAAAGGTCTGCCAAGCACATACAATAAGGATTTGCAG GAAGACAAGGAGGCAATGTTTGAAAGCATTGACACCGTCACTGCCGTACTCCAAGTGGCATCAGGTGTAATATCTACATTAAAG GTTCATGAAGATGTCATGAAGAAGGCTTTGAGCCCAAACATGTTGGCTACCGATCTGGCCTATTACTTGGTCCGCAAGAAG ATGCCATTCAGGGAAGCCCACAGTGCTTCTGGAGGAGCTGTTCACTTGGCAGAAAAGAAAGGTATTGAAATGAATGAGCTCTCCCTGGATGATTTGAAGACCATTAG TCCTCTGTTTGAGAGTGATGTGTCGAAGATTTGGAATTACACCAACAGCGTGGAGCAGTATGCAGCCGCTGGGGGCACTGCGAGGAGTAGCGTGATGTCACAGATCGAGCAACTGAGAGCGTGGCTGAAAAAAAGACAGAGCACTTAA